In Passer domesticus isolate bPasDom1 chromosome 9, bPasDom1.hap1, whole genome shotgun sequence, a genomic segment contains:
- the LOC135307024 gene encoding uncharacterized protein LOC135307024 isoform X2: protein MEAFPRGSSASMPASAAGREAMPGTGTGDWDRDLHHLEMLVNHGLRILELDEAELDEDDDVDEDDLDSQPIPITEPLEDAEGVSAGRTFPGPLVDVARRTSSRRRGSLRMEKIPRGDSKSLEAPKPMEKLPGDLERRRDAAGITTHADNIWESTRRVFCWGTPCLKKLMAIVAGAALCLMMCCAAIWYCWKRNWHHIEEKLKAAGWSRDLYCWKSNSSISDSDEFSF from the exons atggaagcatttcccagaggaagcagtgcttccatgccagcctctgctgcaggaagggaggcaatgccaggcacaggcacaggag attGGGATCGTGACTTGCATCATTTGGAAATGCTGGTAAACCATGGTTTAAGGATCTTGGAGCTTGATGAAG ctgaacttgatgaagatgatgatgtcGATGAAGATGATCTGGATTCCCAACCCATACCCATTACTGAGCCTCTGgaagatgctgagg gtgtgtctgcagggaggactttcccaggtccattggtggatgttgcacgcagGACCAGCTCCcgtcgcaggg GTTCCCTGAGAATGGAGAAAATACCTAGAGGAGACagtaagtccctggaggcacccaaacccatggagaagttGCCGGGTGATCTGGAGAGACgccgtg atgcagccggcatcACAACACATGCTGACAACATCTGGGAAAGCAcgagaagagttttctgctggggaacaccttgtttgaagaagttgatggccattgtggctggtgcAGCACTTtgcctgatgatgtgctgtgctgcaatctggtattgctggaagaGAAACTG gcatcacattgaagaaaaactgaaagctGCTGGCTGGTCACGAGATCTTTACTGCTGGAAGAGCAACAGCAGCATCTCCGACTCGGACGAGTTTTCGTTTTAG
- the LOC135307024 gene encoding uncharacterized protein LOC135307024 isoform X3, translated as MRQMLKEMQQAGGQGEPVQMEAFPRGSSASMPASAAGREAMPGTGTGDWDRDLHHLEMLVNHGLRILELDEAELDEDDDVDEDDLDSQPIPITEPLEDAEGVSAGRTFPGPLVDVARRTSSRRRDAAGITTHADNIWESTRRVFCWGTPCLKKLMAIVAGAALCLMMCCAAIWYCWKRNWHHIEEKLKAAGWSRDLYCWKSNSSISDSDEFSF; from the exons atgaggcaaatgctgaaggaaatgcagcaggcaggaggacaag gagagcctgtgcagatggaagcatttcccagaggaagcagtgcttccatgccagcctctgctgcaggaagggaggcaatgccaggcacaggcacaggag attGGGATCGTGACTTGCATCATTTGGAAATGCTGGTAAACCATGGTTTAAGGATCTTGGAGCTTGATGAAG ctgaacttgatgaagatgatgatgtcGATGAAGATGATCTGGATTCCCAACCCATACCCATTACTGAGCCTCTGgaagatgctgagg gtgtgtctgcagggaggactttcccaggtccattggtggatgttgcacgcagGACCAGCTCCcgtcgcaggg atgcagccggcatcACAACACATGCTGACAACATCTGGGAAAGCAcgagaagagttttctgctggggaacaccttgtttgaagaagttgatggccattgtggctggtgcAGCACTTtgcctgatgatgtgctgtgctgcaatctggtattgctggaagaGAAACTG gcatcacattgaagaaaaactgaaagctGCTGGCTGGTCACGAGATCTTTACTGCTGGAAGAGCAACAGCAGCATCTCCGACTCGGACGAGTTTTCGTTTTAG
- the LOC135307024 gene encoding uncharacterized protein LOC135307024 isoform X1 encodes MRQMLKEMQQAGGQGEPVQMEAFPRGSSASMPASAAGREAMPGTGTGDWDRDLHHLEMLVNHGLRILELDEAELDEDDDVDEDDLDSQPIPITEPLEDAEGVSAGRTFPGPLVDVARRTSSRRRGSLRMEKIPRGDSKSLEAPKPMEKLPGDLERRRDAAGITTHADNIWESTRRVFCWGTPCLKKLMAIVAGAALCLMMCCAAIWYCWKRNWHHIEEKLKAAGWSRDLYCWKSNSSISDSDEFSF; translated from the exons atgaggcaaatgctgaaggaaatgcagcaggcaggaggacaag gagagcctgtgcagatggaagcatttcccagaggaagcagtgcttccatgccagcctctgctgcaggaagggaggcaatgccaggcacaggcacaggag attGGGATCGTGACTTGCATCATTTGGAAATGCTGGTAAACCATGGTTTAAGGATCTTGGAGCTTGATGAAG ctgaacttgatgaagatgatgatgtcGATGAAGATGATCTGGATTCCCAACCCATACCCATTACTGAGCCTCTGgaagatgctgagg gtgtgtctgcagggaggactttcccaggtccattggtggatgttgcacgcagGACCAGCTCCcgtcgcaggg GTTCCCTGAGAATGGAGAAAATACCTAGAGGAGACagtaagtccctggaggcacccaaacccatggagaagttGCCGGGTGATCTGGAGAGACgccgtg atgcagccggcatcACAACACATGCTGACAACATCTGGGAAAGCAcgagaagagttttctgctggggaacaccttgtttgaagaagttgatggccattgtggctggtgcAGCACTTtgcctgatgatgtgctgtgctgcaatctggtattgctggaagaGAAACTG gcatcacattgaagaaaaactgaaagctGCTGGCTGGTCACGAGATCTTTACTGCTGGAAGAGCAACAGCAGCATCTCCGACTCGGACGAGTTTTCGTTTTAG